A genome region from Penicillium psychrofluorescens genome assembly, chromosome: 3 includes the following:
- a CDS encoding uncharacterized protein (ID:PFLUO_005449-T1.cds;~source:funannotate), which produces MSNVHPFDPLSPAEISQAVRIVKNAIPHEPLAFRVVTLLEPPKSQMLPFLHAEHAGKANDTNANTPARIALIHFNRGGGVSDLCEVHVNLDAQTIVQERSLAGRHSFQDTTEMQAMEKACLASAQVQDALRLLQLPEGAVVQVECWTYGTDGMNDMRERIIMCYLYMSLTPHGDSNHYAYPLDICVEMLSETYSVKRVLSLPLGENDRFGLVSEVGVKPFDRRKIHRSSEYHPDLVPERRTTTKPYRVVQPQGPSFHVEGNLLTWEKWRMRVGFNFREGLTLHDIMYDGRSVFYRLALSEMFVPYGDSRAPYPRKAAFDLGSNGAGVNANNLKLGCDCLGHIKYFDGVHHNMHGDPVVLPNAVCCHEIDDGILWKHTNFRTNNAVVTRSRVLVLQTIITVGNYEYIFAFQFTQDASINYEVRATGILSTAPINLDESVPYGTLVAPGVMAPYHQHLFSLRIDPAIDGHRNSLMVEESHAMPLNDPAVHNPFGIGYTTTHKFVETESPLDIDIARNRVFKIVNENVCNPISKGPVGYKLVPHPSQMILAHPSSYHAQRSEFGEHAVWVTRYQDGELYSAGENTMQSAGGEGIASWIRSRTSPLSVRDEDIVLWHTFGTTHNPRVEDWPVMPSEKLLVSLKPVNFFTRNPALDVPISSQAENQSVLVGESGGSTSANPCCPKL; this is translated from the exons ATGTCTAACGTTCACCCATTCGACCCGCTCTCGCCGGCGGAAATCAGCCAG GCAGTCCGCATCGTCAAGAATGCCATCCCACACGAACCACTCGCCTTCCGAGTGGTAACCCTGCTTGAACCACCAAAGTCCCAAATGCTGCCTTTTCTCCACGCCGAACACGCAGGCAAAGCCAACGACACCAATGCCAATACACCAGCGCGAATTGCACTGATCCATTTCAatcgcggcggcggcgtgTCCGATCTCTGTGAGGTGCACGTTAATCTCGACGCCCAGACCATTGTGCAGGAGAGATCGCTCGCTGGCAGACATTCCTTCCAGGATACCACGGAGATGCAGGCTATGGAGAAAGCGTGTCTTGCGTCGGCCCAGGTGCAGGATGCGCTTCGGTTGCTGCAATTGCCGGAGGGGGCTGTTGTCCAGGTTGAGTGTTGGACGTATGGGACTGATGGGATGAATGATATGAGGGAGAGGATTATTATG TGCTACCTCTACATGAGTCTCACCCCTCACGGCGACTCGAACCACTACGCCTACCCGCTAGACATCTGCGTCGAGATGCTAAGCGAAACCTACTCCGTGAAACGCGtgctctctctgcctctcGGCGAGAATGATCGGTTTGGACTCGTGAGTGAAGTGGGGGTTAAGCCGTTTGACCGGAGGAAGATCCATCGTTCAAGCGAGTACCATCCTGATCTTGTTCCGGAGCGGCGGACTACCACAAAACCCTATAGGGTTGTCCAGCCGCAGGGACCCTCGTTCCATGTTGAGGGGAATTTGCTCACTTGGGAGAAGTGGCGGATGAGAGTGGGCTTTAACTTT CGCGAGGGATTGACGCTTCACGATATTATGTATGATGGCCGCAGTGTGTTCTATCGGTTGGCGCTCTCGGAGATGTTCGTACCCTATGGCGATAGTCGAGCTCCGTATCCGCGCAAGGCGGCTTTTGATCTGGGGAGTAACGGGGCAGGTGTTAATGCCAATAACTTGAAGCTTG GTTGCGATTGTTTGGGCCACATCAAGTACTTTGACGGAGTCCATCACAACATGCACGGAGACCCGGTGGTGCTTCCCAATGCCGTTTGCTGCCATGAAATCGACGACGGCATTCTGTGGAAACATACCAACTTCCGCACGAACAACGCCGTGGTCACCCGCTCTCGCGTCCTTGTGCTGCAGACGATCATCACTGTCGGTAACTACGAGTATATCTTTGCGTTTCAGTTCACGCAGGACGCCTCGATCAACTACGAGGTTCGCGCAACGGGAATCCTCTCCACCGCGCCGATCAATCTGGATGAGTCCGTTCCGTATGGGACACTGGTAGCACCAGGTGTGATGGCGCCGTATCATCAACACCTGTTCAGTCTGAGGATTGACCCGGCCATTGATGGACACCGGAACTCTCTGATGGTCGAGGAGTCTCACGCCATGCCATTGAATGACCCTGCCGTGCACAATCCGTTTGGCATTGGTTACACGACGACTCACAAGTTTGTCGAGACGGAATCTCCGCTGGATATTGATATCGCCCGCAACCGCGTGTTCAAGATCGTTAATGAGAACGTTTGTAACCCAATAAGCAAAGGGCCTGTCGGGTATAAACTTGTGCCACACCCATCGCAAATGATCCTGGCACATCCGTCGTCCTACCATGCCCAGCGATCAGAATTTGGCGAGCACGCGGTTTGGGTTACCCGCTACCAGGACGGCGAGTTATACAGTGCAGGCGAGAATACAATGCAGTCGGCCGGAGGCGAAGGCATTGCCTCATGGATTCGGTCCCGCACGTCCCCGCTGAGCGTGCGAGACGAGGACATCGTCCTTTGGCACACCTTTGGCACCACCCACAACCCGCGCGTCGAGGACTGGCCCGTCATGCCTTCCGAGAAGTTGCTGGTCTCGCTGAAGCCTGTCAATTTCTTCACGCGCAATCCCGCTCTCGACGTGCCTATCAGCTCGCAGGCAGAAAACCAGAGCGTGCTGGTGGGCGAGTCCGGCGGCTCAACTTCGGCGAATCCATGCTGTCCCAAGCTGTAG